Part of the Natronomonas pharaonis DSM 2160 genome is shown below.
GCGTGACTGAAGACTTAGAGTTTGCGGTCGAGACGGACTGAAAACCCAGAACGGGATTGAAACATTACGGCGAATGGACGCTCGATATGACGTTTGACGATGTCGAGACGGACTGAAAACCCAGAACGGGATTGAAACGTTGCGGTCGACGATTCAGGCGACCAACTCGAACGTCGAGACGGACTGAAAACCCAGAACGGGATTGAAACAAAGATACGCTCAGGCGTTGTCTCCCGCAACCCATGTCGAGACGGACTGAAAACCCAGAACGGGATTGAAACAACGTCCCTGATTCAACGCGGATTGGGTCGGTTGCAGTCGAGACGGACTGAAAACCCAGAACGGGATTGAAACTGAAGGTAAAGATATCGTCGTCAATCATGAAAACCGTCGAGACGGACTGAAAACCCAGAACGGGATTGAAACTCGCTAGTCATCGGTCAGGCCCTCCGGGCTGGTGGTGTCGAGACGGACTGAAAACCCAGAACGGGATTGAAACCGTCGGCGTCTCGCTCGACGACCGTGCCCGTCGAGTCGAGACGGACTGAAAACCCAGAATAGGATTGAAACCTGCCGGTGAAGAACGCGCGGAGCGGCGGCAGCGGTCACAGTAGACAGAAAGCCACTGATTGCGCTGAATAGTCCGAGCTGCTCGTATTGAATTGCCCTGATGCTTATTCTCGATGCTGCTCAAGCAACGCCGATGACCTGTGAGAAAGACAACAACAGTCGGAACAGTTCGATAGAGGTGTGTCCGGAGGTCGGCGAAGCGGTGGTTTCGGTGCGGGACCGTGGGGTCAGAGCTGAATGTATACGACCATCCCGATGTATGCACACTTCGTCGTCTGCTGAGCGAGTCGCGTGTATAGATCGAGCCGGTGATCGGCACGATCACGCCGGCCGCCGAGCGACGGCCACGACCGGGTATATAAAGAACAGCCGCTCGGTCACCGCAGAACGACGCAACCGAATCCCCCGTATGCACGGAGCTATATAAATGGGTGAACGAACGACCCTCAGACTGTCCGACGAACGGAAGCACCTACTCGATCAAGCAAGCGATATCGTGGCGTCCGACCCATCGGATGACCCGCCGAGGAGTGACGTCATCGACGCCGCACTGACGCACCTGATCGAATCCCACGAGAACCTCGAAGACGTCCGCGACAAGTACCCGCCCGGCGAGGTGAAAGACTGCTGCAACACGTCCGTGCTGCAGCTCCGGTACCGAACGTCAATCGAGCAGCGCTGGCGGTAAGAGGCTACCAACCTGAGAGGGTGTCATAGAACAGTTACCATACCAAAGAGCAGAGCCTGTCATAGAAAACTTCGCACGGTCTGTCTATCCGACTCTTGTCAAGACCTGCGTGCAAGATACACAGCGCGTATCTTACATAGCGGATATTTGGATTCTCCCAAAGGTCGGGCTACACGAACGAAGGTAAACCGATACAAAAATATAATATAGTCTATAACATTAATCAGTAATTATGAGTGATCCATTTACCGAAATCCGGTATGTTGGGGATCACCGGGCAGATGTCCTGCGAAATGCCGGGTACGACTCTTTAGATGAATTGAGTCAGGCGTCAAGAGATGAAATAGCGTCGATAGATGGATTTGAGGACGGAATTGCAGAGAGAGTTGTTCGGCACTTCAAAAACGAACAATAAACAGGACGATTAGACATGAGTGAGTAGCAGGAACTTGAGGCTCTGTGCTGAATAGATGCTCTATATCTTGCATACCACCTCAGATATCAATCGTATCTAGTAGTTTCTTTTTCGCCCAGTACGCAGTTCTCTAACCGGCTGAGACTGATTCTATGACACGCTATTACTGGAAAATTCGCATGTGACAGAATCAGCACACGGTTAGCAAATTGCCGAGCTGATTAGCTCTACTGTAGCGGTCGGACTAGTTTAATTGGCGCGACGTGATGGACGGACAGATTTCGACCGTGGAGCACGTTTGAGCAGTCTGGTGAGGCCGCAGAGCCAGCCCAAGAACGTCGAAGCTAACTCGTCCGGTCGACCCACTGGCAGAAGTCGTGAAAGTCGTCGGCACCCGCTTGTTTGGCTATTTGCTGCAGCGTCCCGACTGGGATCGGATCGGCTTTCGGGACCGTTACCGTCCGCACCTCGCCCGTTTCGTCATTCTCGTATCGAAGCGTTGTGTGGCTCCCCTTGCCACCAACCGGTACGAACCCGTGTTTGGTGAGCGTCTTAATCACGTCTCGCGAGGAAAAGCTCGTCCGGACCACACTACTCGAGCCACGGTGGCGAGCCATTTTCGCCGATCTCGACATCGATTCCTTGGTCCTCAAGATACGCTTCAGGATCGTCAATCCGCTCGCCGTCGCCAAAGTGGCTATCCAAAGCATCGGCGAGCTCGCGAAGCGCCTCAGCCTCGGTGTCGCCGAACGAGGCTACGCCCGACTCAACGTGTCGGGCCGTTACACGACCGTCGTCCTCGTGAACGAATTCGACGCCGGCCGGAGGCTCTGATACAGTCGCCATACTTCACATAAGCTATCGAGTGTTGTAAACTCACCGCCCAGCCGCTCGGTGCCGGCAGCGTAGGAACTCCTCAACGCGCGCGCTTCGCGGAGGTCACCGGTCCCTGACCGAACAGCGAGTTTCAGACCCCCCGCCCCCGCAGTACGCGAAATGGATTCCGGGTCGGACATCGAGGCCGTGCGACCCCCGGCCTGCCCTGTTAGAGCTGACCGTCTCATACTGTTAGCGCGTACGTACATACACATACCCTGCCTACCGCCGTTAGTAACAGTCAATCTCGGACCTCCGATGCAATCTGAGACACGCGTCCACGCGAGACCTCGCAGGCCTCCAGACGCGCGACATCCTTGCCGGTCATCTCCGTATCACGGTAGACCGATGCGATCCACTTGTCCCGCTCTTCCTCACGAGCCTCCTTCCGGGCTCGTTCGACCATCTCGTTGACCTCGCTTTGTCGCACCCAGTTCGACCCGTGGTCCCCGTCGTCAAGCCGGTCGTCTTTCAGCGCGTCCATGTATTTGAACGACTCCGAATCGTCCATGTTCGGCCACTCGAAGGTCTGGAGCGTCTCGTAGTACAGGACGCGCTTGGTGGGATGGATACGCTTCTTGTAGACACGAGCGAAGCCTCTGCGTTCGATGTTGATCCAGTAGTCCGCCAGCCGCTCGAAGCGGCTGTCTATCTCCTCCGGCGACGGCAGGTTGACGAAGGCGATAATCTCCCGAACACGGGCCATCTGCCACCTTTCGGCCGCATCGATGTTCTTGTTCGAGTTCGACCGGCGGGCATCGAACTGCTCGCCTTCCTCCATAATCGTCGCCGAGCCCGGTGGAAGGTGCCCGTAGAAATCCAAGAACTCGAAGGGGTCGATAGTCGTCTTGTGTTCGCTGAAGCCCGCTGCCGACGTATCTGAAACGTAGCCGAGGAAGTCACAGCAGTTCGACTTCCCGATGCCGGTCTGGCCGTCCTTTGCCGTGACGAGACACTTTGCGTCCCGATTCTCAGCCTTTCGCTGTGCCAACTCGCGGAAGAACGGTCCGTTGAAGGCTCCGAATAGCGACTCGGCTGCTTCGGTCGGTGCGGGGTCGGCTTCGCGCTTCCGGAGCTCGGCGGCAAGGTCGGCATCGAGGACTCCGTCGAGGTCGTGCGGCTCGTGGCCGTGATCGACGCTGACTGCCATCGCTAACTCCCTCCGGGGACCTTTTCGAGGGCATCATCCTGCCCTCTGGCTTCGAGTAGCGCCGCGAGGTCCTCGTGGCCGATATCATCGTGCGGCGTTGTCTCGCGCGCCTGTGCGCCGAAGCCGAGCTTCTTCGCCAGATCGTCGAGGTCCTCGGTCAGCTGTAGAATCTCCTCAACGGGGATCTCGGTAATCGCTGGGACAGTTTGGGTTGAGACGCCTCGTCCCCGACCGGCTGACGGCTGATGCCGTTCGACACGTTGACCGAGGCGCTGCCGTAGCGGTGCGATGTTCGGGAAGTCGCCGTCGTCAAGCACCGATTCGTCGCGGAACTCATACAGGACGTCGTAGTACTGGATGCAGGCGGCGGCTAACTCCTTGTGCGTCTGGACGCTGACCTGTCCTTCGACGCCTTCGTCCCAGTACTGATTCCGGACCATCTGTACGCGACGGCGCATATCGTGAATCATCCGCCGTGGCGCTCTGTCCTGCCGCTCGTCGTCGTCACTCGACATCGATATCGACCTCCGTTCCGGTGTCGTCGACGGGCTCGATCCAGATGCCGCCCCGGTACGTCTCGACGCGGACGGTTTGTCCCTTGTCGAGATTCAGCGTCATCGTAGCGTACTCGGTCAAGTTCGCGTAGAGGGCGGTGTTGCGCTGCTGGACAGTTCGCTCTTCGGTGTTGAGCGGTTCGTGACCGTCAGTGTACTGTCGGCGGTGGGTTCGGACGGGTTTACTGCATTGATTGGAGGCCATCGATTCGGAGTGCGCGGTGTTGCAGTAAAAGTCCCCGGTCCTGATGCAACAGCTATCCCCGGCCATAC
Proteins encoded:
- a CDS encoding helix-hairpin-helix domain-containing protein — translated: MSDPFTEIRYVGDHRADVLRNAGYDSLDELSQASRDEIASIDGFEDGIAERVVRHFKNEQ
- a CDS encoding type II toxin-antitoxin system HicA family toxin, whose amino-acid sequence is MLWIATLATASGLTILKRILRTKESMSRSAKMARHRGSSSVVRTSFSSRDVIKTLTKHGFVPVGGKGSHTTLRYENDETGEVRTVTVPKADPIPVGTLQQIAKQAGADDFHDFCQWVDRTS
- a CDS encoding type II toxin-antitoxin system HicB family antitoxin, whose protein sequence is MATVSEPPAGVEFVHEDDGRVTARHVESGVASFGDTEAEALRELADALDSHFGDGERIDDPEAYLEDQGIDVEIGENGSPPWLE
- a CDS encoding DUF7386 family protein codes for the protein MGERTTLRLSDERKHLLDQASDIVASDPSDDPPRSDVIDAALTHLIESHENLEDVRDKYPPGEVKDCCNTSVLQLRYRTSIEQRWR